One segment of Scomber scombrus chromosome 3, fScoSco1.1, whole genome shotgun sequence DNA contains the following:
- the LOC133978161 gene encoding protein-glutamine gamma-glutamyltransferase E-like → MTTESRSMFNGVDLHCKTNNTEHRTNEISVERLIVRRGQPFVLTLKLSQSFNHDLHPLTITAETGKHPSEERGTKSSFGVPDNVRRSSSAKAVWKMEIHNSSMGNLTLNITPPAETPIGEYRLTVKHSDDEALLATPAVLFNPWCPDDWVFLPDEAERQEYVMNEQGMIYKGNGNHPISTNWDYGQFEDNMVEICLKILDKNLKHLKDPADDVSARCNPIYVGRVVSAMINSQDDNGVVTGRWSNQYGGGVPPTHWSGSHDILNSGCQPVKYGQCWVFAGVMCSVMRLLGIPCRVVTNFHSAHDSNRNLTIDVNHPDYGVNVRPDKDSIWNYHVWVEAWMRRPDLTDNGKYDGWQVLDPTPQELSDGVYCCGPAPVKAILNGDTHLKYDIPFVFAEVNADCIDWLVRADGSKQKIFSDSKRVGQNISTKSVGSNKRVIITDSYKHREGTTKERSVFKSAVTGLTIEETEENGGIEGTGGANGNGGGTNEETPGGNLHPPKVFMRFAEVSAPVNGQDVHLNLVLNSRSKVSRSLAIATSVLGMTYYSSPVASIKTEVKLETLLPGKDLIVPIVVPFSAYNKYMKHSDSMKVSVIVTDKEKPIYSYLAEDDVVLLDPPISIKVDGPVIVYRETTAEVLFMNPAQETLKDCVITISGSGLLRGEIEFRIPNLPPNRRALVNVPFTPYRLGPRTLMADFDCSFFRNAKGSASVYVQM, encoded by the exons ATGACGACAGAATCCAGATCTA tGTTTAACGGAGTCGACCTGCACTGTAAGACCAACAACACCGAACACCGCACCAATGAGATCTCAGTGGAGCGGCTGATCGTGAGGCGAGGCCAGCCCTTCGTCTTGACCCTTAAGCTGTCGCAATCTTTCAACCATGACCTCCACCCGCTCACCATCACTGCAGAAACCG gaAAACACCCTTCAGAGGAACGGGGCACTAAGTCATCCTTCGGTGTCCCAGACAATGTGCGGCGTTCATCATCAGCAAAGGCAGTGTGGAAGATGGAGATTCACAACAGCTCCATGGGCAACTTGACCCTGAACATCACCCCCCCGGCTGAAACCCCCATAGGGGAGTACCGACTGACTGTGAAGCACAGTGATGATGAAGCACTGCTGGCAACGCCCGCGGTGCTCTTCAACCCCTGGTGCCCTG ATGACTGGGTGTTTCTGCCCGATGAGGCGGAGAGACAGGAGTATGTGATGAATGAACAAGGAATGATCTACAAAGGGAATGGAAACCACCCAATTTCTACGAACTGGGACTATggacag TTTGAGGACAACATGGTGGAGATTTGCCTTAAGATATTGGACAAGAACCTCAAACACCTGAAGGACCCGGCTGACGATGTCTCTGCTCGCTGTAACCCCATCTACGTCGGCCGCGTGGTCAGCGCTATG ATTAACTCGCAAGATGACAATGGTGTCGTGACGGGACGCTGGTCAAACCAGTATGGGGGAGGGGTCCCACCCACTCACTGGAGCGGCAGCCACGACATCCTCAACAGCGGCTGCCAACCGGTCAAGTACGGACAGTGCTGGGTGTTCGCTGGCGTCATGTGCTCAG TGATGCGTCTGCTGGGCATCCCCTGCCGCGTGGTCACCAACTTCCATTCAGCCCATGACAGCAACAGAAATCTGACCATCGACGTCAACCACCCCGACTATGGGGTCAATGTGAGACCAGACAAGGACAGCATCTG gAACTATCACGTGTGGGTGGAGGCGTGGATGAGGCGGCCAGATCTGACAGACAACGGCAAATATGACGGCTGGCAAGTTCTGGATCCAACTCCGCAGGAGCTGAGCGAtg GTGTGTACTGTTGTGGTCCAGCTCCGGTTAAAGCCATCCTGAATGGAGACACCCACCTCAAATACGACATCCCATTTGTCTTCGCCGAGGTCAACGCCGACTGCATTGACTGGCTG gtCCGAGCTGATGGTTCCAAACAGAAAATCTTCTCTGATTCAAAGAGAGTCGGTCAGAACATTTCCACCAAGTCTGTCGGCTCCAACAAGAGGGTGATCATCACTGACTCCTACAAACACCGAGAGG GAACGACGAAGGAGAGATCTGTGTTTAAAAGCGCCGTGACCGGTCTCACCATCgaggaaacagaggaaaatGGAGGAATAGAAGGGACAGGGGGGGCGAATGGGAATGGTGGAGGCACGAATGAAGAAACCCCAGGTGGCAACCTTCACCCTCCAAAAGTGTTCATGCGGTTTGCTGAG GTGTCCGCGCCAGTGAACGGTCAGGATGTTCATCTGAATCTGGTGCTGAACAGTAGGAGCAAAGTTTCCAGGTCGCTGGCCATCGCCACCTCTGTCCTGGGCATGACGTACTACAGCTCACCAGTTGCGAGCATCAAGACTGAGGTGAAGCTTGAGACACTGCTGCCTGGGAAAG ATCTGATCGTCCCCATCGTGGTCCCATTCTCAGCctacaataaatacatgaagCACTCTGACAGTATGAAGGTTTCGGTCATTGtgacagacaaagagaagcCAATCTACTCATACCTGGCTGAAGATGATGTTGTGCTGCTGGACCCTCCCATCTCCATCAAA GTTGACGGTCCGGTCATTGTGTATCGAGAGACGACTGCGGAGGTGCTGTTCATGAACCCGGCCCAGGAGACGCTGAAGGACTGCGTTATAACTATCTCTGGAAGTGGCCTGTTGAGAGGGGAGATTGAGTttag GATCCCAAAT
- the ccndbp1 gene encoding cyclin-D1-binding protein 1 homolog, with amino-acid sequence MSADNSEGNVCVPLRNLLNTIQCIRDRVRDGESNDSDGAFNLSNFWDTLNQAVKAVSQEATKLSLAFSKPPLPSQQDGEKLTESIMKSVLTLSTVYYWLPKSQGVSLRRQVRDATVEVLEGVAQLVEVILSTPLQSLTQEQLTSTGGVWSACDQFDQLPRDNKAAVLVVLREQIGVVKDAIEEIEQALSEPQDPFNDVLDDDEEEEEPRGNQDTYWSEKDRRVIGPCQGLMKASAACLRKLTSAVRANGDVTTSQNLAQLDDLADISKDISPGVDDLALCLYPPMDYSGVESNVSKMAALLKKVLGIIRSSHVCGESELTWVQFLEGAVEHNLTKAKDLIQQDS; translated from the exons ATGAGTGCAGACAACAGtgaaggaaatgtgtgtgtgcctctaaGGAACCTGCTTAACACCATCCAGTGTATCAGAGACCGTGTCAGAG ATGGAGAGTCCAATGATTCGGATGGAGCGTTTAACCTGTCCAACTTCTGGGACACTCTGA ACCAGGCAGTGAAGGCGGTGTCTCAGGAAGCCACGAAACTCAGCCTGGCCTTCTCCAAACCCCCGCTGCCATCACAACAg GATGGAGAGAAGTTGACGGAGTCCATCATGAAGAGCGTCCTGACTCTTTCTACAGTGTATTACTGGCTTCCTAAGAGCCAAG GTGTCAGTCTGCGGAGACAGGTCAGAGATGCCACCGTCGAGGTTCTGGAGGGGGTCGCACAGCTGGTGGAGGTCATACTGAGCACACCGCTGCAGAG cctGACTCAGGAGCAGCTGACATCAACAGGAGGTGTGTGGTCAGCCTGCGACCAGTTCGATCAGTTGCCACGAG ATAATAAAGCAGCAGTGTTGGTGGTTCTGCGCGAGCAGATCGGAGTCGTGAAGGACGCCATAGAGGAAATCGAACAG GCGTTGTCTGAGCCTCAGGACCCGTTCAACGACGTCCTCGACGATgacgaggaagaagaagagccCCGAGGCAACCAAGACACGTATTGGTCGGAAAAGGACcggcgtgtgattggtccgtgtcaGGGTCTGATGAAGGCGTCGGCAGCGTGCCTCAGGAAGCTGACGTCAGCCGTCAGAGCGAACGGTGATGTCACAACGTCTCAAAATCTGGCCCAGCTGGACGACCTGGCTGACATCAGCAAGGATATTAGCCCtgg TGTTGATGATCTGGCGCTCTGTCTCTACCCGCCCATGGACTACAGCGGAGTAGAGAGCAac GTGTCTAAAATGGCAGCACTGTTAAAGAAAGTTCTGGGGATCATCCG GTCCAGTCATGTTTGTGGGGAATCGGAGCTGACCTGGGTTCAGTTCTTAGAAGGAGCGGTCGAACACAACCTGACGAAAGCCAAAGACCTTATTCAGCAGGACAGCTAa